A region from the Ammospiza caudacuta isolate bAmmCau1 chromosome 4, bAmmCau1.pri, whole genome shotgun sequence genome encodes:
- the FAM114A1 gene encoding protein NOXP20 isoform X1 gives MSEDVSDGAPPEEKPEVMEMPSNEVLPHESVPHLVEAEILPESSQDQHGQVTQNVSNGKEGDTVIDENPLTENLVEGLPSSLPSSEDTTEDKPTECIETVSLDTEPELEETLHEQSNPAADSSSKASRWGAWGTWGKSLLSSASATVGHGITAVKEKAGTTLRIHSGSSASLETAEPPAAETPVTQAEDSLARSSSENIPSSPSSGSRGMLSAITSAVQNTGKSVLSGGLDALEFIGKTTMNVLAESDPGFKRTKTLMARTVSLSQLLREAKEKEKQRRAQQVTVERTAHYGLLFDEFQGLSHLEALEILSNESEAQIQSHLATLDGEQLETVKNDLIAIKEIFVPKELDDEVVQAQKADTGEEFVSMLTELLFELHVAATPDKLNKARKKAHEWLEEASLSTPVDIEEELNEKPEEPGEEKTQTDNKIESNKTEVDKSKTVEEIYMLSIESLAEVTARCIEQLHKVAELILHGQEVEKTAQDQAKVLTNLTSAMCNEVSSLSKKFSDSVTAAGSNMKAEVLNPIINSVLLEGCNSTTYIQDAFQLLLPVLQISHIQSSCSKAQELSA, from the exons ATGTCTGAAGACGTATCTGATGGCGCCCCACCTGAAGAAAAACCTGAAGTAATGGAGATGCCCAGCAATGAGGTATTGCCTCATGAATCAGTACCACACCTCGTAGAAGCTGAGATCTTGCCTGAGTCTTCACAAGATCAACATGGACAGGTCACTCAGAATGTTAGTAATGGAAAGGAAGGAGACACAGTCATTGATGAAAACCCTTTGACTGAAAATCTCGTTGAAGGCCTGCCTTCCAGCCTGCCTTCCAGTGAAGACACAACTGAAGACAAGCCCACCGAGTGCATTGAAACTGTAAGCCTTGATACAGAACCTGAATTGGAAGAAACACTGCATGAGCAAAGCAATCCA GCTGCAGACTCCTCATCTAAAGCAAGTAGATGGGGAGCTTGGGGTACCTGGGGAAAGTCTCTCCTGTCATCAGCTTCTGCCACAGTGG GTCATGGGATAACAGCAGtaaaggaaaaagcaggaacTACCCTAAGAATTCACAGTGGAAGTTCAGCCTCTCTGGAAacagcagagcctcctgcagctGAAACACCAGTTACTC aaGCAGAAGATTCTCTGGCCCGGAGCTCTTCTGAGAAtattccttcttctccttcatcTGGATCTCGTGGCATGCTATCAGCTATCACTAGTGCTGTACAAAACACA GGGAAAAGTGTATTATCTGGAGGCTTAGATGCTTTGGAATTTATTGGGAAGACAACCATGAATGTCCTTGCAGAAAGTGATCCTGGATTTAAGAGAACGAAAACACTGATGGCACGAACAGTCTCACTCTCTCAG CTGTTGCGAGAAgccaaagaaaaagagaaacagagGCGGGCCCAGCAAGTTACAGTAGAAAGAACAGCACATTATGGACTACTTTTTGATGAATTCCAAGGTTTGTCTCATCTTGAAGCTCTGGAAATCCTGTCAAATGAAAGTGAAGCTCAG ATTCAGTCACATTTAGCAACACTTGATGGAGAGCAGTTGGAGACTGTGAAAAATGATTTAATTGCTATAAAAGAGATCTTTGTTCCAAAGGAATTAGATGATGAAGTGGTGCAGGCGCAAAAAG CAGATACAGGAGAAGAGTTTGTCAGCATGCTCACAGAACTGCTCTTTGAATTGCACGTTGCTGCTACTCCTGACAAGCTAAATAAG GCTAGGAAAAAAGCTCATGAATGGCTGGAAGAAGCCAGTTTGTCCACCCCAGTAGACATAGAAGAGGAGCTAAATGAAAAACCTGAAGAACCTGGTGAAGAAAAGACTCAAACAGACAATAAAATTGAGAGTAATAAAACAGAAGTAGACAAAAGCAAAACTGTGGAG gaaATCTACATGCTGTCCATTGAAAGTCTGGCTGAGGTAACTGCTCGTTGTATTGAACAGCTTCATAAAGTAGCAGAATTAATTCTACATGGTCAAGAAGTAGAAAAAACAGCTCAAGATCAAGCAAAAGTACTGACAAA tttAACAAGTGCCATGTGCAATGAAGTTTCATCTTTATCAAAGAAGTTTTCTGATTCTGTAACAGCAGCTGGG AGCAATATGAAGGCAGAGGTTCTTAACCCCATTATTAACAGTGTGCTATTAGAG GGCTGCAACAGTACTACTTATATCCAGGATGCTTTCCAGTTACTGCTTCCAGTTCTGCAGATTTCCCATATCCAGAGCAGTTGTTCCAAAGCCCAGGAGTTGTCAGCTTGA
- the FAM114A1 gene encoding protein NOXP20 isoform X2, with translation MGSLGYLGKVSPVISFCHSHGITAVKEKAGTTLRIHSGSSASLETAEPPAAETPVTQAEDSLARSSSENIPSSPSSGSRGMLSAITSAVQNTGKSVLSGGLDALEFIGKTTMNVLAESDPGFKRTKTLMARTVSLSQLLREAKEKEKQRRAQQVTVERTAHYGLLFDEFQGLSHLEALEILSNESEAQIQSHLATLDGEQLETVKNDLIAIKEIFVPKELDDEVVQAQKADTGEEFVSMLTELLFELHVAATPDKLNKARKKAHEWLEEASLSTPVDIEEELNEKPEEPGEEKTQTDNKIESNKTEVDKSKTVEEIYMLSIESLAEVTARCIEQLHKVAELILHGQEVEKTAQDQAKVLTNLTSAMCNEVSSLSKKFSDSVTAAGSNMKAEVLNPIINSVLLEGCNSTTYIQDAFQLLLPVLQISHIQSSCSKAQELSA, from the exons ATGGGGAGCTTGGGGTACCTGGGGAAAGTCTCTCCTGTCATCAGCTTCTGCCACA GTCATGGGATAACAGCAGtaaaggaaaaagcaggaacTACCCTAAGAATTCACAGTGGAAGTTCAGCCTCTCTGGAAacagcagagcctcctgcagctGAAACACCAGTTACTC aaGCAGAAGATTCTCTGGCCCGGAGCTCTTCTGAGAAtattccttcttctccttcatcTGGATCTCGTGGCATGCTATCAGCTATCACTAGTGCTGTACAAAACACA GGGAAAAGTGTATTATCTGGAGGCTTAGATGCTTTGGAATTTATTGGGAAGACAACCATGAATGTCCTTGCAGAAAGTGATCCTGGATTTAAGAGAACGAAAACACTGATGGCACGAACAGTCTCACTCTCTCAG CTGTTGCGAGAAgccaaagaaaaagagaaacagagGCGGGCCCAGCAAGTTACAGTAGAAAGAACAGCACATTATGGACTACTTTTTGATGAATTCCAAGGTTTGTCTCATCTTGAAGCTCTGGAAATCCTGTCAAATGAAAGTGAAGCTCAG ATTCAGTCACATTTAGCAACACTTGATGGAGAGCAGTTGGAGACTGTGAAAAATGATTTAATTGCTATAAAAGAGATCTTTGTTCCAAAGGAATTAGATGATGAAGTGGTGCAGGCGCAAAAAG CAGATACAGGAGAAGAGTTTGTCAGCATGCTCACAGAACTGCTCTTTGAATTGCACGTTGCTGCTACTCCTGACAAGCTAAATAAG GCTAGGAAAAAAGCTCATGAATGGCTGGAAGAAGCCAGTTTGTCCACCCCAGTAGACATAGAAGAGGAGCTAAATGAAAAACCTGAAGAACCTGGTGAAGAAAAGACTCAAACAGACAATAAAATTGAGAGTAATAAAACAGAAGTAGACAAAAGCAAAACTGTGGAG gaaATCTACATGCTGTCCATTGAAAGTCTGGCTGAGGTAACTGCTCGTTGTATTGAACAGCTTCATAAAGTAGCAGAATTAATTCTACATGGTCAAGAAGTAGAAAAAACAGCTCAAGATCAAGCAAAAGTACTGACAAA tttAACAAGTGCCATGTGCAATGAAGTTTCATCTTTATCAAAGAAGTTTTCTGATTCTGTAACAGCAGCTGGG AGCAATATGAAGGCAGAGGTTCTTAACCCCATTATTAACAGTGTGCTATTAGAG GGCTGCAACAGTACTACTTATATCCAGGATGCTTTCCAGTTACTGCTTCCAGTTCTGCAGATTTCCCATATCCAGAGCAGTTGTTCCAAAGCCCAGGAGTTGTCAGCTTGA
- the LOC131556602 gene encoding toll-like receptor 1, with protein sequence MTLNMSFLRNVFLYKCLFALTFWNHVSLSVEDELFTSVSKNFPEDVSNQKITSLPLLYTKSHQSETDGDWVVIQNTTESLSLSEIKKENVKKLIALLSNFRQGSKLQNLTLTNVSVNWNDLMEMFQTVWHSSVEYFNINNVTQLSDIERYNFDYSGTSMKALTMKKIKITDMYFSQDNLYKIFADMNITDMTIADSEMIHMLCPSRKSSFRYLNFLKNDLTDFLFQKCDNLAQLETLILQKNKFESLRKVSFMTSRMKSLTYLDMSNNLLRHDGAGVQCQWAESLAELDLSSNQLVDAVFECLPANIQKLSLQNNHISNVPSRVVELKSLEELNLASNRLADLPGCGGFTSLQFLNVEMNSILTPSADFFQSCPRVRELQAGHNPFQCSCELQAFIQLERRSGGKLFGWPAAYVCEYPEGLRGTELKDFHLSPLACNTTLLLVTALLLTLLLVAAVAFLCIYLDVPWYVRMTWQWTQTKRRAWHNPPADQEAILQFHAFISYSERDSLWVKNELIPNLERGEGSVQLCQHERNFIPGKSIVENIINCIEKSYRSIFVLSPNFVQSEWCHYELYFAHHKLFSENSNSLILILLEPIPPYLIPARYHKLKALMAKRTYMEWPKERSKRALFWANLRAAISINLPKAD encoded by the coding sequence atGACACTAAATATGAGCTTTCTCAGAAACGTTTTTCTGTATAAGTGTCTGTTTGCATTAACTTTTTGGAACCATGTCAGCCTGTCTGTGGAAGATGAACTCTTTACATCTGTTTCtaaaaattttccagaagaTGTTTCTAACCAAAAAATCACAAGCCTGCCACTCCTGTATACAAAGAGTCATCAGTCCGAAACTGATGGTGATTGGGTTGTGATACAAAATACTACAGAAAGCCTGTCATTGTCAgaaatcaaaaaagaaaatgtaaaaaagttGATAGCTTTATTATCTAATTTCAGACAAGGATCCAAGTTACAAAATCTGACACTGACAAATGTGTCAGTGAACTGGAATGATCTCATGGAAATGTTTCAGACTGTATGGCACTCATCCGTTGAATACTTCAATATTAACAATGTAACACAGCTGTCAGACATTGAACGTTATAACTTTGACTATTCAGGTACTTCCATGAAAGCATTgacaatgaagaaaattaaaatcacagaCATGTACTTTTCACAGGATAACCTATACAAAATATTTGCAGACATGAATATTACAGACATGACAATAGCTGATTCAGAGATGATTCATATGCTTTGTCCTTCTCGTAAGAGTTCCTTTAGATAcctaaattttttaaagaatgatttaacagattttctttttcaaaaatgtGACAACCTAGCTCAGCTGGAGACATTAATCTTGCAGAAGAATAAATTTGAGAGCCTTCGCAAAGTAAGCTTCATGACGAGCCGTATGAAATCCCTGACATACCTGGACATGAGCAACAACCTGCTGCGCCACGATGGAGCTGGCGTGCAGTGCCAGTGGGCCGAGTCTCTGGCAGAGCTGGACCTGTCCTCCAATCAGTTGGTGGATGCTGTGTTTGAGTGCTTGCCAGCCAACATCCAAAAACTCAGCCTACAAAACAATCAcatcagcaatgtccccagcAGGGTGGTGGAGCTGAAATCCTTGGAGGAGCTGAACCTGGCATCGAACAGGCTGGCCGACCTGCCGGGCTGCGGCGGCTTCACATCCCTGCAGTTCCTGAACGTGGAGATGAATTCGATCCTCACCCCGTCTGCTGACTTCTTCCAGAGCTGCCCGAGggtcagggagctgcaggccGGGCACAACCCGTTCCAGTGTTCCTGTGAGCTGCAAGCCTTTATCCAGCTGGAGAGGCGCTCCGGGGGGAAGCTGTTTGGCTGGCCGGCGGCCTACGTGTGCGAGTACCCAGAGGGCTTGCGAGGGACGGAGCTCAAGGACTTCCACCTGAGCCCGCTGGCTTGCAACACGACgctgctgctggtgacagctctgctgctgacactgctgctggtggctgcgGTGGCCTTCCTGTGCATCTACCTGGATGTGCCGTGGTACGTGCGGATGACGTGGCAGTGGACGCAGACGAAGCGCAGAGCTTGGCACAACCCCCCCGCAGATCAGGAGGCCATTCTGCAATTCCACGCGTTCATTTCCTACAGCGAGCGCGATTCGCTGTGGGTGAAGAACGAGCTGATCCCAAACCTGGAGAGGGGGGAGGGCAGCGTGCAACTGTGCCAGCACGAGAGAAACTTTATCCCCGGCAAGAGCATTGTGGAGAACATCATTAACTGCATTGAGAAGAGCTACAGGTCCATCTTTGTGTTGTCTCCCAACTTTGTGCAGAGTGAGTGGTGCCACTATGAGCTGTACTTTGCCCATCACAAGTTATTCAGTGAGAATTCCAACAGCTTAATCCTCATTTTACTGGAGCCCATCCCTCCGTACCTTATCCCTGCCAGGTATCACAAGCTGAAAGCTCTCATGGCAAAGCGCACCTACATGGAGTGGCCGAAGGAGAGGAGCAAGCGCGCCCTATTCTGGGCCAACCTCAGGGCAGCCATTAGCATTAACCTGCCAAAAGCTGATTAA